The following nucleotide sequence is from Trifolium pratense cultivar HEN17-A07 linkage group LG2, ARS_RC_1.1, whole genome shotgun sequence.
CCTGAACATTAAATCCTAGCCCTACAAGTATTATGTGACTGATGATTTTATTGCCTTGTTTTGTGCAAGTGTACACCATGATAGGGTCATTTGGTTTAGGTCACCACGTGACGCGTCTTAGCTAAATGAATACGTTGTTTCATTCACAAGATTTGTGACTGCAAACATAATCTGCCCCACCTATTAATCATCCTTTGACTGTTTTATAGTTTTACACAGACACTCTTTTTTCAATATGAAAATATCATTACCGTTTTGGCTTGATGTTCGTAACATTGTGTTTCTTAGATATTGTTCGTTTTGAATATTGTTGTATGAGCTCTTgcgatttttgtttttatgtagaaAGCGTCTAGTTGAGTTAAGGGTGTGAGGATTGTATATAAACTATCATCAACCATGATTACTAGATAATGTGGAACTTTAAGATGTACTATAATAATTGCCTCCCAAGTCGAGAGGCTAAGGGAGCTAGCTGGTTCGATACGCCACTGGTTTTGAGTGATCATAAGAAATGACCGAACATCGAGCAATAAATCGTTAAGTTTACtataatatgaaatatatttttgccaaaataaataataaaaagaaatgttaCTAAAAAAACGAGTTCGTACTATAAGCTGGCATTGAATGAagcaattatttatttatttatttatccatTCATTGtaacaaaattctaaaaaaacaTTGTCAACGAGTCAACCACCACCACATTCAATTCATCACATAcactttaattatattattatgcaATGCATGCATGTATTCGCTATATATGAATCAATGTGATTTTACTACAACACCAAACTCGCGTGAACCACGGAGAAATGCAACTGAAATTTGCATTTCTCCAAACAACAACgttacaaaacaaaaacaacataacTACTTCGTAATTAAATTCAATCTTTGTTAGCTACACCACCatcaacattaattaatttgtaacatattttaattctttaacAAACCTGCCTCAGAatttccgtttttttttttctttccataaattgtttgttttgttttgacttGTACAGCTTAATTAACTTGTCAAATTATTCATCATACCACCTTGCAATCCAAATTAACAAGTTTCTAAATCTTATAACAATCTTTTCATCTCCCCttaattctttcattttattcttCTTCCTTTCATTCTTTAATTTACATCTTAACAAAGGGTAagtattttttatgtatttggtTTTAACATTATTTTGTGATCTCATTTATTATCTTTTCTTCTATATATCTCACGCTTCAATTCAATGTTGTTTTCATTTAACAGATTGGCTTCAATTTGGTATTGTCTATTTGAGATTCAAAAATCTTGATATACAATCATCACGGTTATTAAACAATTTTAGAATTTGCATATTGAGTGAAATATTTCACACAACAGGTactattttgttaatttataatttattttttcaattatcaTTATCATGTCCATAGTTTTAAATAGCGGTCGTGattgcaattttttaaattgtataGAATTGCAGTCACATGCAATCTTAAATGCAACCACAAATATATTGAAAACATTGATGTCACGTCACACACATAAGTCACGTACTTCTGTGTAAAACATTGATCATGTTTCATCGatcatattaaaaattaaaatatatacatatacattgTGTTTTTCTGATTATTCAATGTTGTGTGTGGtattgattttttgttgttgattttggtTGGTTTCCTAGGTTTCGGTGTGGATTATCGACAATTTGGAAGTGCCGGAATGGAACAATTCCGGCATATTGGTGAGGTTCTTGGAAGCCTAAAAGCGCTTATGGTTTTGCGCGATGAAATTCAAATCAACCAACGACAATGTTGTTTGATCCACGACATATTCAGTCTAGCATTCGACACAATCTCAGACGAGATAAGGCAGAATCTAAAGCTTGATGAAAGAGCTACCAAATGGAAACCTCTTGAATTTCCTCTCAGAGAGCTTTGCAGGGTTTTCAAAGAAGGTGAACTATACATCAAGCATTGTTTGGATTCAAAAGATTGGTGGGGAAAATCATTGACACTTTCTCAGAACCGAGATTGCGTTGAGTTTCACATTCATAACTTGCTTTGTTATTTCCCTGCGGTTATTGAAGCGATCGAGAGTGCTGGTGAGATGTCGGGTTTGGATCAAGATGAGAATTCAAAGAAGAAAGTTATGCTTGCAAGAAAATATGATGTGGAATGGAATGATCCAAAACTTTTTCAATGGAGATTTGGGAAACAGTATTTGGTTCCAAAAGAGATTTGCAACCAAATGGAGAATGCTTGGAGAGAAGATAGATGGAGGCTCATAGAATCACTCAAAGAGAAAAAAGGTTCTCCCAAACTCACTTGTTCAAAGAATGAGCAACAATTTGCTGATATGTTGTTGAAGAAACTATTGAATGGTTCAGAAAAAACCAATAATAGTAATAACAATAAGATTCTGTGGCCGATTTCGATTTTGTTAGGATCCAAAGATTACCAAGTGAGGAGAAGATTGGGAAGGGGAAAGGAATATAAGGAAATTCAATGGTTAGGACAAAGTTTTGCTTTGAGGAATTTTGTTGGGGAGAGAGAAGCTTATGAAAATGAGATTTTCAATTTGTTATCACTTTCTCACCCTAACATATTGCAATGTCTATGTGGTTTTTATGATGAAGGTAAGAAAGAGTTTTCACTTGTGATGGAGTTAATGAACAAAGATTTATGGACATACATGAAAGAAAATTGTGGTCCAAGGAGACAGATTTTGTTCTCTATACCTGTTGTGGTTGATCTCATGCTTCAAATGGCTAGAGGCATTGAATATCTTCACACCAAAAAAATTTACCATGGAAACCTTAATCCTTGTAATATCCTACTAAGAGCAAGAAACTCACAAGAAGGTTATTTTCAAGCAAAAGTTGTAGGATTTGGTTTGTCATCTGTGACGAATGGTGACAATAGAACCTCACCAACAAATAACCCTATTCTTGAAGAGATTGACCCTTCAGTTTGGTATGCACCTGAGGTTTTAACTGAGCTAGAACAAACGAAAAATGCTTCAACTTATTGTAAGTACTCAGAGAAAGCCGATGCATATAGTTTCGGTATGATATGTTTTGAGTTGTTGACAGGGAAAGTTCCTTTTGAGGATAACCATCTTCAAGGGGATAGGACTAGCCAAAATATCATAGCAGGCGAAAGACCTTTGTTTCCATATCATTCGCCGAAATATCTTgtgagtttgataaaaaaatgttgGCAAACTGATCCGTCTCAGCGTCCTACTTTCTCGTCTATTTGTAGGATTTTGCGCTACACCAAAAAGTTTCTTTCAATGAACAGTGAGTATGTTATGATCAATCCTGAATTCAATCAGCTTGAACTTCAGAACCCACCTGTAGATTGTTGTGACCTAGAAGGAATGTTCTTTAAAAGTTTTCTAATGGAAAAGACAAGTAACACTGTTTCACAAATACCTTATGAAATGTTTGCTTACAAAGTTGTTGAGAAAGGGAAGATCAATAATCAGAATCAGAGTAATACTCCTACTAAAGATAAGTGCTGTGAGTGTGAGCCAACAAAGGATGAGGCTATTGTATTTGGGGAAGGAAATGAACATAGCACAGTTTGTACAGATGCTAATGCATCCATAATGGAAGATCTAACAGCTTATCCCAAATCAATTTTTGTCGACACACAGTCTAGTTCTTCTGATTCCCCACCAAGGAAGAGTGTTACAATAAAGACACCATTAGAAATGAAGGCAAAGAAAGACCAAGGtcagtttaattttattttgatatgtaTGAATTAGTATGCTTATTAGTGTTACAAACTTACAATGCAGATGCAGACATTGAACACGTCACTAACATgctgacaccgataataatttgaaaaaatgaatgaattacATGTGTTGGTGTCAAACACTGACAATGTGTAATATGTCAGACACCGAACATGTCTTTCATCAGATGTGTCAATACtacatgattttgattaatGGTGGTGAATGTTGTAAACTAATTATGTATTGAATTGATTGAAACAGGAACTCGAAAATTGAAAGCAACAAGATCATTACCATCATTATCGGGTCGCATTTCAAGGACAAATAAGGTAAATCTGTCATCAATGGCATCTAGCCCTCTAAGTCCAGGTAAAAGAAGACCTACCAAATCCTCATCAGAATCGGAGCGCAAAGGGAATCAATCACCATTAGTGACAACTTCAAGCACAgttagaagaaaaatatatgaaGGAGGCAATGTATCAGATTCCAAGCCTAGTTTAAAGCTGAAAACAAGAGATCAATCACCATTTAACagtttaaagacaaaaaaagcACAACTTCCTTTGAATCCTTCTTCGAGTCCGATAAGCATGAGACGCGTCCAAAGTGCTAATAATGCCGCTAGTGTGAGGATGCAAAAAGGGTTCATTTCAACACCTCCAATGAGTCCTTCAAGGACATTCATAAGCAAAAAAAGTGGTCATGTTTCAGATATGGATTCTGCGAAGATACGAGGTAGATTGTCAGCATATGGATTGAGTCCCTTGAGTCCATATGTGAGGAATAATAAGACTAAAAGAGAAAGCATGTCACCATTTACAATGTCCCCTTTGAGTCCGTATGTAAGAGAAACATGTGGTCATGTCTCAGATTAAGGCCTTTTAGCACtggtgtaaagattctttatATTCTTTAGCAGTTATTAGTCCTTAATTAGAGACTTCAACCATTTTAAATCAAACAGATTTTCTCAGGATTTTAAATTATATGgggcatatatttttttaatgtaaattgGAAACACAAAATGTAGCTTTTATGGGAAGGTTACTTAGATGTATAGTTTTGTCAATGGCtgtattcttttaattttttgtaaatatttttcataattgGAGGTTATTTCCCTACTTTCTTGCTcttgccatatatatatatatatatatatatatatatatatatatatatatatatatatatatatatatatatatatatatatatatatatatatatatattgtggcTTACCTTTCTGGTCGTATCATAGTGAAAGGTTATGACTTCATAACTAGCCTTCAAATAGTCCCTCACCTAAAGATCATACACAACAATACCTCtttaaaaggaataaaaaaaaaactttaattgcACATTGAAAagtcaaaacaacaacaaagatcACATGAACTAATAATGAATTAAATCAAAACAATACATAGTTTCCTCTAAAGAAGAGAAAAACCATGCTCAATTTACATGCATTCAAATAGCAACCTAAAATCAATATGATCAAGGTATGTTACAGTTATATATACAACCATTGAGAGCAAGTGCACCCCAAGAGAGAAAGAACAAGAGGGAGTGTTACAACAGAAACTACATGCTTCCCTTTTATGGTGGTGAAGCTGTTTTATATAATTTGATAAACAAACATTTCTTCCTACAAAACTGCAATTACAATTTAAAAGGACCGCGATACAATTTACATAGGCTCAGAGAAACACTTTGCAGAAAAACTTGAGCTTAGAAGCAACTTAGCATATGCCGTTCCAATTTTGATGTCTCTCAATCTTTTCCATATTTGATCCCAGGAAAAATAGTGTATAACAAGGCTTTGTTAGATATGACATAATAACAATATGAAATTCTGATTTAAAGACAGAGCTTGCTTATGCTCATTGGCAATGAATCATAATTTCAATATCTGGATTTAGATTACAACTCTATTTCTGCATCCAATTATTGCAGAAATTGAAGCCCCTTCTGCATCACATTTTAAACCAGAGCTCAAGATGTCAAAAGTGTTTCTTACAATCCACAACAAGTTGATGGTATTGGCCCGAGTGGCCAGGGCAAAAATATCGGAGAGCTATCATCAAGGGAAAACTTTCCTTAAACCATCTGTAACACTTTTATACATCCACTTGAATTGGCTGCAAGAAGCATGTCTGATTTCCCTCTCCAGCACACACTTGAAACAAATTGACCATGGTCATCTTCAGTCTCTTTACCAGAGATGGGATCAATAGATCCAAACTTGTGTGACGTAATTGGCATGGGAAGTGATTTATAGTAGGTGTAAACctacaagaaaatataaatgtgATGCCAATGAATATGACTTCTGCACAAAACTCAGGCCTACTTGCATTTTCATCTTTGTATAATCCTTCTAAAtaagttttcaattttacaaatgTAAGATTGCAAGTCAGAGATTATCATCACAAAATTGGCGCATAgttatgttttcatttttaagaTTGCAAGCACATTTTTTAAAGAGGTTTACAAATGTGGGAGTGTCAAAGATTTTCATTTTAAAGATTTGCAAACTCGTGTATTAGAGTTTGTCAATAGTTACAATTTTAAGATTTGCTCTAGATCctcttaattagtaaaaaactAAACAGATAAACATTGCTGGAAACTATATATACCTCATTTGATTCTGAACCACACGCAATATATCCATCATCAACAGACAAACCCACAAAATTCTGTCAAAGTAAGAGGTGGAAGATTTAGTCGATCAATTTGAGTAAAACCATAAACAAACATTAGTCAGAATAAGgccacaaaaaacaaaaaaaaatacaggtAAAATTTCTAATGCAGGTATAGAGCTAACTCGGATAAACTTTTCCACAAGTACTTGTAAATAAGAAAAGGTAGAAAAGATCTTGAGAGAAGTGTTCTAACTAATAGGCATGATCATTATATGAGTGTTCTAACTATACTAATATGCATGAGCTTTCTATGTAATAGCTTTCTCTCGTTGATCGTCTCCATAAACATCTATAAGCTAGAAACTGAAtacttattttaattaaaagctCCTATAAGCTAGAATCTAATCCGATTCCAAACTGAACCATAGTAGATGTAGTTGTTCATCACAGATTTGAACAATTTATTTTGGCCGAAGGCATACACAATTACACATTTCATAAATTTGACTAGCCATTCAGATAACAACAATCTGAAACCCCATTTAATACCCAAACAAGTTAAGTTCTCTGAAGGAAGTTTAAAACTTAAAAAGCTGTGATAAACAAACCTTACAGTTTCCACAAACATAAATTCCATTCAGTGTTGTAAAATTTAAAACCATACCTTTTCATTAGTATGTCCAGACAGGGTTAGGCTGCGAGCACTAGTAGATGCACCAACCGAAGAGGTTTTATTGAGATCCCAGATCTTTAATGAATTATCAGTAGATGCAGAAACAAGTGTTTCAGAGTCTAAGAATTTGACATAGCTTACAGCTTTACGATGGCCAACCAATACACACCAGGGACTTCTAAGATTGCGAAGATCATAACAATAAGTTGAGTAATTCGCAGATCCAAAGGCCAGCAAATGAGAGGAATGAGCCGAAAATTGGACACAGCAGACATTAGCAACATTCCTGATTGTGCCTAAACTGTTTTTCTGTGAAACATTTGCACTATATTAGCACTTGAATAGTTATTGCTAAGAAACTATAGTGTATGTTTGGCAGTAATTTCAGCTGAC
It contains:
- the LOC123909670 gene encoding mitogen-activated protein kinase kinase kinase 7-like, translating into MEQFRHIGEVLGSLKALMVLRDEIQINQRQCCLIHDIFSLAFDTISDEIRQNLKLDERATKWKPLEFPLRELCRVFKEGELYIKHCLDSKDWWGKSLTLSQNRDCVEFHIHNLLCYFPAVIEAIESAGEMSGLDQDENSKKKVMLARKYDVEWNDPKLFQWRFGKQYLVPKEICNQMENAWREDRWRLIESLKEKKGSPKLTCSKNEQQFADMLLKKLLNGSEKTNNSNNNKILWPISILLGSKDYQVRRRLGRGKEYKEIQWLGQSFALRNFVGEREAYENEIFNLLSLSHPNILQCLCGFYDEGKKEFSLVMELMNKDLWTYMKENCGPRRQILFSIPVVVDLMLQMARGIEYLHTKKIYHGNLNPCNILLRARNSQEGYFQAKVVGFGLSSVTNGDNRTSPTNNPILEEIDPSVWYAPEVLTELEQTKNASTYCKYSEKADAYSFGMICFELLTGKVPFEDNHLQGDRTSQNIIAGERPLFPYHSPKYLVSLIKKCWQTDPSQRPTFSSICRILRYTKKFLSMNSEYVMINPEFNQLELQNPPVDCCDLEGMFFKSFLMEKTSNTVSQIPYEMFAYKVVEKGKINNQNQSNTPTKDKCCECEPTKDEAIVFGEGNEHSTVCTDANASIMEDLTAYPKSIFVDTQSSSSDSPPRKSVTIKTPLEMKAKKDQGTRKLKATRSLPSLSGRISRTNKVNLSSMASSPLSPGKRRPTKSSSESERKGNQSPLVTTSSTVRRKIYEGGNVSDSKPSLKLKTRDQSPFNSLKTKKAQLPLNPSSSPISMRRVQSANNAASVRMQKGFISTPPMSPSRTFISKKSGHVSDMDSAKIRGRLSAYGLSPLSPYVRNNKTKRESMSPFTMSPLSPYVRETCGHVSD